A window of Rhizobium tumorigenes genomic DNA:
CACGACCACCGCCCTCTATTTCGCGACAGTCCACCAGGAGGCGACGCGCCTGCTGGTGGATCTCTGCCTCGAGAAAGGCCAGCGGGCATTGATCGGCAAAGTCGCAATGGACAATGCCGACGAATGCCCGGACTATTATCGCGACGCATCGAAAGAGGCGGCCTTGGAGGGCACGCGGGCGCTGGTGGACCATATCCGCAGCCATCCGGACAATGGCGCCGATCGCGTTCTGCCGGTGGTGACGCCACGCTTCATTCCGTCCTGCACGGATGCGACACTCGAGGGGCTCGGTGCCATCGCCAGCGAATGCGGTTGCCATGTCCAGACCCATTGTTCCGAGAGCGACTGGGCGCATGGCTACGTGCTCGACCGCTACGGGTCTACCGACACCGACATGCTCGACCGGTTCGGCCTGCTCGGGCGCAAGACGGTTCTCGCCCATGCCAATTTCCTGACGGCCGGCGACATCGAAACAATCCGCGTCCGCAAGGCCGCCATCGCCCATTGCCCTCTGTCCAACGCCTATTTCGCCAACGCCGTCTTCCCACTGCGCGCAGCGCTCGAAAAAGGCGTTCACGTTGGATTAGGCACCGATATTTCCGGCGGTCCGAGCGCGTCAATGCTTGAAAATTGCCGAGGCGCCATCCTTGCCTCGCGCATGTTGCAGAGCGGTGTCGATCCGACAGTCGCTGCGGGTATCCGATCGACCTTCAGCCCCGCGCAGATCGATTTCCGCGATGCCTTCTACATTGCGACCACAGGGGGCGGCGTGGCCCTCGACCTGCCCATCGGCCAGTTCACGCCCGGCTACAAATTCGACGCCGTCGTCATCGATGTCGAGGCTGAAGGCGGGACGGTGCGCCTTTGGGACGAGTTCGACCACGGTGAGCAGATCCTCCAGAAGATCGTATACACCGCGTCGCGGGCAAACGTCTCCGCCGTGTGGGTCGACGGGCTGGACAGACTGGCTGTCAGGTGATCAGCTAGCAACTTGCATTACGGGCGCTGCTTGTCGTTCGTCGTGAGATAGATGGCGTAGACAAAGGTCGTCGCTGTTACGAAAAGGCGGTTGCGGCGTGGTCCGCCGAAGGTGAGGTTGGCAACGGTTTGTGGCACCTTGATCTTGCCGAGCAAGATGCCGTCTGGCGAGAAGCAATGCATCTCTCGTCCTTCCAGAACAGCGCCTCAACCCAATCATAGATCGGGATCACATGGAAATGGATCGGATAGCATTGAAGGAAGTCGTTGTCTGCATAGAGGAAAACCACCAACAGCTTGCCGGAAATCAGGGGAGCTATATACTCAGGCCGAAGGGCATACCCTTCAAACACGAAGGGCGTTGGAACATGGCCCACGAAGACCTTCGGGCACCGACTGCTACGTCCTTTAGGACGACGGTTCAAGCGTTCTGACTTCGATGACCAACGCCTTTTAACGCCGGAGAGTTTAGAAGCGTGAGCGACACTGCCCGGTGGGTTGTCCGCGGCTGATTCTCGCTGTGACATTACGCCAACGTCTAAATCCATGTCGCGACATCACCCGGAATGGCGACTTCGCCCGGCTCCAGCGCCTCGATCCAGGCAAGGTCGCAATGCAGCGAGTTTACCAAATCAATCGATGTCCAGCGGATGAGGTTCAGGCATTCTCTGAAACCGTCGGGCGTCATGTTG
This region includes:
- the guaD gene encoding guanine deaminase, whose protein sequence is MDLRNRTLSASGFHTPVRGTIDILQDVLIDIDGDGRIEAILRPGEPGYDEIRRARETDGRLVTLSRTTYLLPGFVDLHVHAPQYPQLGSALDVPLEVWLQTYTFPLEARYQDLAFARRSYGLLVDDLLANGTTTALYFATVHQEATRLLVDLCLEKGQRALIGKVAMDNADECPDYYRDASKEAALEGTRALVDHIRSHPDNGADRVLPVVTPRFIPSCTDATLEGLGAIASECGCHVQTHCSESDWAHGYVLDRYGSTDTDMLDRFGLLGRKTVLAHANFLTAGDIETIRVRKAAIAHCPLSNAYFANAVFPLRAALEKGVHVGLGTDISGGPSASMLENCRGAILASRMLQSGVDPTVAAGIRSTFSPAQIDFRDAFYIATTGGGVALDLPIGQFTPGYKFDAVVIDVEAEGGTVRLWDEFDHGEQILQKIVYTASRANVSAVWVDGLDRLAVR